Proteins encoded by one window of bacterium:
- a CDS encoding transposase: MRNIVITSGEYYHIYNRGNDRRDIFYGDDDYLRFVVALLLYQFPESVSQLNRTVRKYVQHLVLDTSDFQLQGRYAELVCFALMPNHFHLIIRELEEGGIARYMQRLLNGYTKYLNTKHEKSGHVFQGTYQAVHVEDDDQLCYLSAYIHRNPRDLPAWRNCEQEYPWSSYQDYVSENRWKGFLSPDIVLNQIGYGDRYRSFVQRSGAKERAMDSVLHIDDQMSNT, from the coding sequence ATGCGGAACATCGTTATTACCTCTGGGGAGTACTACCACATCTACAATCGGGGGAACGATCGCCGGGATATTTTTTACGGAGACGATGACTACTTGCGTTTTGTCGTCGCGCTCCTCCTGTACCAGTTCCCTGAATCTGTTTCGCAGCTCAATCGTACCGTCCGCAAGTATGTCCAACACTTAGTGTTGGACACTTCGGATTTTCAATTGCAGGGACGATACGCGGAGCTCGTGTGCTTTGCGCTCATGCCGAATCACTTTCATTTGATCATTCGTGAGCTCGAAGAGGGTGGTATCGCGCGCTACATGCAACGATTACTCAACGGGTATACGAAGTATCTCAACACGAAACACGAGAAGAGTGGGCATGTTTTTCAGGGTACCTATCAGGCCGTGCATGTTGAGGATGACGATCAGCTCTGCTACCTCTCCGCGTATATTCACCGCAATCCTCGTGATCTTCCTGCTTGGAGGAATTGCGAACAGGAGTATCCATGGTCGAGCTACCAGGACTACGTCAGTGAAAATCGTTGGAAAGGATTCCTGTCACCAGACATCGTTCTGAACCAGATAGGGTACGGCGATCGTTATCGAAGCTTCGTTCAACGAAGCGGAGCGAAAGAGCGCGCCATGGATTCCGTCCTGCACATTGATGACCAAATGTCCAACACTTAG
- a CDS encoding VWA domain-containing protein — translation MSERSPRFAAQTGPPEGGGAFERAPVPAPKQERSPALERYRAQAEQFIARNRELFWAIAGDRSLTFTVGSGFFIDLEHGMISLDLGKWKWAEERGLSEEQLVWATCHELAHYLDLRENPREMLGNFEYLKRRAKQLGPEVLEIWRQKFSDGVLPDYLTKEVPAGKDPKTGAKRTTPYVEAFLYDKLHLLYNCLDDRYVNGTVGVRVGAFHEERGSAAGEVTRLYRDYLFPTDPKRRGAPPQEEEAADYSKMPKSYQLAYALLREQMVPEQAMLVADDVRAVLSGFPDAIAEHNNRTLRDEVAAFTRTVPRGRGQLVAQTPADPAWRYEQIKRLVEPAYLAFLREDLRKMNVPKPAPPGGSGGEGGEDDGWGVGDPAPPDGEPEEDPKDGKPQAGKSGDGKSAGGDDPWKELDDRPEPIDLDVIRDFINQQNTLQRKRAREDREQARAARLTPQDKLRNARRSHDRTVCDEHDVDPALAIQYRALEQSVAPYVEELGQVFEQIMKTVTERMRAVLLTGFRQGTFDVERFIGKYAPELAAERPEDIPWEALETYLQREYIPKLVLFPNKLRVRFVLDGSGSMGSDRINAVRQLYVLFQEALGSFEANMNLRFRMREPFHVDTEVRMFGSKGASDIAKHLTADAPLTADGELAAKFRALGKITSNYGVTCDAEPLWGIADSMDDVHREDLAEGRAREFVLLVTDGGSNDASAHAAKETSGPQDTRNALEALRRVGARAGKEFGVIARGFQIGEPTEDERTTFRSIWGTDGRETPHPADLAPAVAEMFADAMRQIEFDLQFYGETVDDEEDE, via the coding sequence ATGTCCGAACGATCACCACGATTTGCCGCGCAGACCGGGCCGCCGGAGGGGGGTGGGGCCTTTGAGCGCGCGCCGGTTCCTGCACCGAAGCAGGAGCGTAGCCCCGCGCTCGAGCGGTATCGGGCGCAGGCCGAGCAGTTCATCGCGCGTAACCGCGAGCTGTTCTGGGCAATCGCGGGCGACCGCTCACTCACGTTCACCGTGGGTAGCGGGTTTTTTATTGATCTTGAGCACGGCATGATCTCGCTCGATCTCGGCAAGTGGAAGTGGGCCGAGGAGCGTGGTCTGTCCGAGGAACAACTCGTGTGGGCAACGTGCCACGAGCTCGCGCACTACCTGGACCTCCGTGAGAATCCTCGGGAGATGCTGGGTAACTTTGAGTACCTCAAACGTCGTGCGAAGCAGCTGGGTCCGGAAGTGCTGGAGATCTGGCGGCAGAAATTCTCAGATGGCGTGTTGCCGGATTACCTCACAAAAGAGGTCCCCGCTGGGAAGGACCCCAAGACCGGAGCAAAACGTACCACGCCCTACGTCGAGGCATTCCTCTACGACAAATTGCACCTTCTCTATAACTGTTTGGACGATCGGTACGTGAACGGCACCGTTGGCGTGCGCGTAGGTGCGTTCCACGAGGAGCGGGGGAGTGCGGCGGGCGAGGTGACGCGCCTCTACCGCGATTATCTTTTCCCCACAGACCCCAAGCGTCGCGGCGCGCCACCGCAGGAAGAGGAGGCCGCGGACTACTCCAAGATGCCGAAGTCATACCAGCTCGCGTACGCGCTCCTGCGCGAGCAGATGGTGCCGGAGCAGGCGATGCTCGTCGCCGATGATGTGCGTGCGGTGCTCTCCGGATTCCCGGATGCGATTGCGGAGCACAACAACCGGACGCTGCGCGATGAAGTTGCGGCTTTCACGCGCACGGTCCCGCGCGGTCGCGGGCAGCTCGTCGCGCAGACCCCCGCAGACCCCGCGTGGCGGTACGAGCAGATCAAGCGGCTCGTGGAGCCGGCGTACCTCGCCTTCCTCCGTGAGGACCTTCGGAAGATGAATGTTCCAAAGCCCGCGCCGCCGGGTGGCAGTGGCGGAGAGGGCGGGGAGGATGATGGTTGGGGAGTAGGAGATCCAGCACCGCCGGATGGCGAGCCCGAGGAAGATCCGAAAGACGGGAAGCCACAGGCGGGAAAGTCAGGAGACGGCAAGTCCGCAGGAGGCGACGATCCATGGAAGGAACTCGACGATCGTCCGGAGCCGATTGACCTCGATGTCATCCGCGACTTCATCAACCAGCAGAACACGCTCCAGCGCAAGCGTGCGCGTGAGGATCGCGAGCAGGCACGCGCTGCGCGGCTCACTCCGCAGGACAAGCTGCGCAACGCGAGGCGGTCTCATGATCGTACCGTGTGTGACGAACACGACGTGGATCCGGCACTCGCGATACAGTACCGCGCACTCGAGCAGTCGGTCGCGCCGTACGTTGAAGAGCTCGGGCAGGTCTTTGAGCAGATCATGAAGACCGTCACCGAGCGTATGCGCGCGGTGCTCCTCACCGGATTCCGGCAGGGGACCTTTGATGTCGAGCGCTTCATCGGGAAGTACGCGCCGGAGCTCGCCGCCGAGCGGCCGGAGGACATCCCCTGGGAGGCACTGGAGACGTACCTCCAGCGCGAGTACATCCCCAAGCTCGTCCTGTTCCCGAACAAGCTGCGCGTACGGTTTGTGCTCGATGGGTCCGGCTCGATGGGTAGCGATCGCATCAATGCCGTCCGTCAACTCTACGTCCTCTTCCAGGAGGCGTTGGGATCGTTTGAGGCCAACATGAACCTGCGATTCCGCATGCGCGAACCGTTCCATGTGGACACGGAGGTGCGCATGTTTGGCTCCAAGGGAGCGAGTGACATCGCGAAGCACCTTACCGCGGACGCGCCGCTCACTGCGGACGGGGAGCTCGCGGCGAAGTTCCGGGCGCTCGGAAAGATCACGTCGAACTACGGCGTCACCTGCGACGCAGAGCCGCTCTGGGGGATTGCGGACAGCATGGACGATGTGCACCGCGAAGACCTCGCGGAAGGGCGTGCGCGTGAGTTCGTGCTGCTCGTGACCGATGGCGGCTCCAACGACGCGAGTGCACACGCCGCGAAAGAGACGAGCGGGCCGCAGGATACACGCAATGCGCTCGAGGCACTCCGCCGCGTCGGTGCGCGTGCCGGCAAGGAGTTCGGTGTCATCGCGCGTGGATTCCAGATCGGTGAGCCCACTGAAGACGAGCGGACGACCTTCCGGAGTATCTGGGGGACGGACGGCAGAGAGACCCCACACCCCGCGGACCTCGCTCCGGCCGTTGCCGAGATGTTCGCCGATGCCATGCGGCAGATCGAATTTGACCTCCAGTTCTACGGCGAGACCGTGGACGATGAGGAGGATGAGTAA